One region of Marivirga arenosa genomic DNA includes:
- a CDS encoding Gfo/Idh/MocA family protein → MKNFALIGAAGYIAPRHMKAMKETNNNLVAAYDPFDSVGIIDSNFPDADFFVEFERFDRHIDKLKREGTKVDYVSVCSPNYLHDSHIRFGLRQGADVICEKPIVLNPWNIDALQEIEKETNQKVYNVLQLRLHPSIIDLKKKIENGSKDKVYDIDLTYLTSRGSWYYTSWKGDMTKSGGIATNIGVHFYDMLTWVFGSVKSNKVNIHTHDRAAGILELEKANVRWFLSINYDTIPDEIKEKGMRTFRSITIEGEEIEFSGGFTDLHTLTYQDILDGGGFGLEEAKTAINIVHDIRHSAPIGLQGDYHPYAAKKLTRHPFT, encoded by the coding sequence ATGAAGAATTTTGCACTTATAGGAGCGGCAGGTTATATAGCCCCACGACACATGAAGGCTATGAAAGAAACAAACAACAACCTTGTTGCTGCTTACGATCCCTTCGATAGTGTTGGAATCATTGATAGTAATTTTCCTGATGCTGATTTTTTTGTCGAATTCGAGAGATTTGATCGACATATAGATAAATTAAAAAGGGAAGGAACAAAAGTTGATTACGTTAGTGTTTGTTCACCAAATTATTTACATGATAGCCATATTCGTTTTGGTTTAAGACAAGGAGCAGATGTAATTTGCGAAAAGCCCATAGTGTTAAATCCTTGGAATATTGACGCCCTTCAAGAAATTGAAAAAGAGACAAATCAAAAGGTATACAATGTATTACAGCTCAGATTACATCCAAGTATAATCGATTTAAAGAAAAAAATAGAAAATGGATCAAAAGACAAGGTGTATGATATTGACCTTACTTATTTAACTTCAAGAGGCAGTTGGTATTACACCAGTTGGAAAGGGGATATGACCAAATCTGGAGGTATTGCTACAAATATTGGAGTCCACTTCTATGATATGCTAACTTGGGTGTTTGGCTCAGTAAAAAGTAATAAGGTAAATATCCATACACATGATAGGGCAGCTGGTATTTTAGAGTTAGAAAAGGCTAATGTAAGGTGGTTCTTGAGTATTAATTACGATACAATCCCTGATGAAATAAAAGAAAAAGGTATGAGAACCTTTCGTTCCATTACGATAGAGGGTGAAGAAATTGAGTTTAGTGGAGGATTTACGGATTTGCACACTTTAACATATCAGGATATTTTAGATGGTGGTGGTTTTGGTTTGGAAGAAGCAAAAACAGCAATTAACATCGTTCATGATATAAGGCATTCTGCACCTATTGGTTTGCAAGGAGACTATCATCCTTATGCTGCTAAGAAATTAACTAGACACCCATTCACTTAA
- a CDS encoding O-antigen ligase family protein: MFRIEQVELSSFLNFSILLCVIISVIGISSKENGKFLRDLNAFLSIYLIASFSLAVYEHITLKHLPLSASYLVTTIWDGYYHAPSGFFTNQNDFALVFVMATMFKLSYLKKGKKNHLINWLLIIMCLWITHVTGSRLNLMGFIIFLAFYFRFWELKKLLLIGISSIIIISFFSYIFVNSSFSLKGHSTNTRINLYYQALLSIPESYGVGYGIDLSKNFYQDRPSNAGISNFINPHSYIFELLINSGILTFIVYLSLYALILRKAIVFKTRLDIFIQLILYNLLLFSSSSSLFLWPHYFFFVVYINYEFLKPKDD, encoded by the coding sequence TTGTTTAGAATAGAGCAAGTGGAGCTAAGTTCATTCTTAAATTTCAGTATTCTTCTTTGTGTCATAATCAGCGTTATTGGAATCTCTTCGAAAGAGAACGGAAAATTTTTGAGGGATTTAAACGCATTTTTATCAATTTATCTGATTGCATCTTTTTCGCTTGCCGTTTACGAACATATAACATTAAAGCACCTTCCTCTTTCAGCGTCATACCTGGTCACAACTATTTGGGATGGTTATTACCATGCTCCTTCAGGATTTTTTACTAATCAAAATGATTTTGCATTGGTTTTCGTAATGGCAACGATGTTTAAGTTAAGCTATCTAAAAAAAGGTAAAAAAAATCATTTAATCAATTGGTTGCTAATAATTATGTGCCTATGGATAACACATGTCACCGGTTCAAGGCTTAACCTTATGGGTTTTATCATCTTTCTCGCTTTCTATTTTAGATTTTGGGAACTGAAAAAGTTGCTTCTTATTGGAATATCGTCCATCATCATTATTTCTTTTTTTAGTTATATCTTCGTTAATAGCTCATTCTCTTTAAAGGGGCATTCAACCAATACCAGGATTAACTTATACTATCAGGCCTTATTATCTATTCCTGAAAGTTACGGAGTCGGTTATGGAATCGATTTGTCAAAAAATTTTTATCAAGATAGGCCTTCTAATGCTGGTATATCAAATTTTATTAATCCCCACAGTTATATATTTGAGCTACTAATCAACAGTGGTATTCTAACCTTTATTGTATACTTATCACTTTATGCCTTGATTTTAAGAAAAGCTATTGTTTTCAAAACTAGATTGGATATCTTTATACAACTTATTCTTTACAATTTATTACTTTTTTCATCCAGCAGTAGTCTTTTTCTATGGCCACATTATTTCTTTTTCGTAGTTTATATTAATTATGAATTTTTAAAACCAAAAGATGATTGA
- a CDS encoding O-antigen ligase family protein produces the protein MGIILNSSRIGYVILFLILITYFIYILVYQKNKRLLIVVTVTFIILSTALSFHPRVQDSIKNPSGFFDGEKYKRIKIWETSMQLIGENPFWGVGVNNVQLRMREMYNIKNHEELYEKNYNAHNLYFDTYLAIGVFGFFVLLAIFYLSTYLAYKNKNYELLFFGIIFGIFGLVESNLSLYAGVSFFSFFLVMLSKKI, from the coding sequence ATGGGTATTATATTAAATTCGTCAAGGATTGGGTATGTGATTTTATTCTTGATACTCATAACATATTTCATTTACATCCTGGTATACCAGAAGAATAAAAGATTGCTAATAGTAGTCACTGTGACTTTTATAATACTGTCAACGGCATTGAGCTTTCATCCACGAGTACAGGATTCCATAAAAAATCCATCCGGATTTTTTGATGGGGAGAAATATAAAAGAATAAAAATATGGGAAACTTCAATGCAATTAATAGGTGAAAATCCTTTTTGGGGCGTTGGTGTTAATAATGTGCAATTAAGAATGCGTGAGATGTACAATATAAAAAACCATGAAGAACTATATGAAAAGAATTACAACGCTCACAATTTGTATTTTGATACTTATCTGGCAATTGGTGTTTTTGGTTTCTTCGTACTTCTAGCAATTTTTTACTTATCCACCTATCTAGCTTACAAGAACAAGAATTATGAGCTTCTTTTCTTTGGAATTATTTTTGGGATATTTGGTTTAGTTGAATCCAATCTTTCACTTTATGCAGGTGTTTCCTTCTTTTCTTTCTTTTTAGTAATGCTATCTAAAAAAATATGA
- a CDS encoding glycosyltransferase — MHILKICHDYPNYYRQSSGFFCHQQAQAVSGFCRVGVLAIELISPQLIFKRGLKIGIQPSTDQRLNQLVFLFPNIPKVIRLQYAIRLALGKYLFDKYIKDFGKPDLIHLHVYVMGELAAWIKEKYDIPIVYTEHFSNVSRNQLTRSGNYAINRVIATSDYRIAVSKQFKNLLENKYHVKFNYVPNLYQSDIFYYTSPVKNNNYFTFINVGYLNKNKNHLRLLKAFKQVHNQIPHVRLIIVGSGPEKANLTSFIRKNCLEKNVILAGEKNSIQLKSLFDKSHVKVLSSNIETFGVVLIEAMACGLPIISTKSGGPESIIENESLGILVEKEDYDLYLAMKKVLENYNNYNLKLISENALLKYSYNAIGKRLFNIYTQCLLDY; from the coding sequence ATGCATATTCTCAAGATTTGTCACGATTACCCTAATTATTACCGTCAGAGTTCGGGCTTCTTTTGTCATCAGCAAGCCCAAGCCGTTTCTGGGTTTTGCCGCGTTGGAGTTTTAGCTATTGAGTTAATCTCCCCCCAGTTAATTTTTAAAAGAGGCCTAAAAATAGGCATACAGCCATCTACAGACCAAAGATTAAATCAATTAGTATTTTTGTTTCCTAACATTCCAAAGGTGATTCGACTTCAGTATGCCATTAGATTGGCATTAGGTAAATACTTATTCGATAAATACATAAAAGATTTTGGAAAGCCTGACTTAATACACCTACACGTTTATGTTATGGGAGAACTGGCTGCGTGGATAAAAGAAAAATACGATATACCTATTGTCTACACAGAACATTTTAGCAATGTTTCTCGCAATCAGCTCACGAGATCAGGTAATTACGCGATTAACCGGGTTATTGCAACTTCCGATTATAGAATAGCAGTAAGCAAGCAGTTTAAGAATTTGTTGGAAAATAAATATCACGTGAAATTCAATTATGTCCCAAACTTGTATCAAAGTGATATTTTTTATTACACCTCTCCGGTGAAAAATAATAATTATTTTACATTCATTAATGTTGGTTATTTAAACAAGAACAAAAATCACCTTAGATTATTAAAAGCTTTCAAACAAGTCCATAATCAGATTCCCCATGTACGACTAATAATCGTTGGGAGTGGTCCTGAAAAGGCCAATTTAACATCATTTATAAGAAAAAACTGTCTTGAAAAAAATGTGATATTAGCTGGTGAAAAAAATAGTATACAGTTAAAAAGCTTATTTGATAAGTCTCATGTTAAAGTACTGTCAAGTAATATTGAAACTTTTGGGGTTGTATTAATCGAAGCGATGGCGTGTGGGCTTCCTATCATTTCAACAAAGTCTGGCGGTCCGGAGTCTATAATTGAAAATGAATCTCTCGGCATTTTGGTCGAAAAGGAAGATTACGATTTATATTTAGCTATGAAAAAAGTTTTAGAAAATTATAATAATTATAATTTAAAACTAATTTCAGAAAATGCCTTGCTCAAATACTCATATAATGCGATAGGTAAAAGATTATTTAACATATACACCCAATGCTTACTCGATTACTAA
- a CDS encoding acyltransferase translates to MTELKYFVHETAVIDEPCEIGAGSKIWHFSHIMQNCRLGENCNIGQNVVVSPEVVLGKNVKVQNNVSIYTGVTCDDDVFLGPSMVFTNVINPRSAVNRRGEYSKTHVGKGASIGANATIVCGHNIGKFAFIGAGAVVTKEIHDYALVVGNPAKQIGWMSEYGHRLKFDNNNIAICPESNEKYKIEDNKVIKL, encoded by the coding sequence ATGACAGAGTTAAAATATTTTGTACATGAGACTGCTGTAATTGATGAGCCATGTGAAATTGGGGCAGGAAGCAAAATATGGCACTTTTCTCATATCATGCAAAATTGCAGGTTGGGAGAGAATTGCAATATTGGCCAGAATGTAGTGGTCTCTCCTGAAGTAGTATTAGGGAAAAATGTTAAGGTTCAAAATAATGTATCTATCTATACAGGAGTAACTTGCGATGATGATGTTTTTTTAGGGCCAAGCATGGTTTTTACTAATGTTATTAACCCAAGAAGTGCTGTCAACAGGAGAGGCGAATATTCTAAAACTCATGTTGGTAAAGGTGCAAGTATTGGTGCAAATGCAACTATAGTTTGCGGACATAATATTGGTAAATTTGCATTTATTGGCGCAGGTGCAGTAGTAACAAAGGAAATCCATGATTATGCACTAGTAGTTGGAAATCCTGCTAAACAAATCGGTTGGATGAGTGAATATGGACATAGGTTAAAATTTGATAACAATAACATCGCGATTTGTCCAGAAAGTAACGAAAAGTATAAAATTGAAGATAACAAGGTAATAAAATTATAA
- a CDS encoding lipopolysaccharide biosynthesis protein: protein MQVPKIFKIFLSFSYGSWVNALISLISVPIITSFVSPDEFGKAAMFTLFYNLSVNISLLGINHSYIRFYSEINPNKRFMLFSQCLKLAGAATTIYFLIVILFAKELTLLLFGSHNKELMLILPLSVIIGFLHQFASAHVRMHQNGAFYSFNQILFALVSFTSSVSYFVLIERNFTGIIWGFIFGYFTSAILSIWKYKNDWIQAIKTIPVQQNYKALLTYGLPLIPAFLFAWAMEGVDKMLLRTFSSLAELGIYAVGLKLALSLNIIKSGFTSFWIPFYYEKYEINPNNKAFYNNIFSALYLSFFLFINFFILLKDYIFFLFPQSYQQSSVPFIYLLFIPTFYTLAEIAGVGISLKKKTYFHMFVFICSLILNAGLGFILVPKLGSLGAAVSTAITFIFFFLLKSAIANSLYSLKLNWKSFFVCLLLTLVSIIIMQLYDNNTFAVISCILIIIINWRTLLNLTAKFSA from the coding sequence ATGCAAGTTCCTAAAATATTTAAAATCTTTTTATCATTTTCTTATGGCTCATGGGTAAATGCGCTGATCTCATTAATTAGTGTTCCTATTATAACTTCATTTGTATCTCCGGATGAATTTGGGAAAGCCGCGATGTTCACTTTGTTTTATAATTTAAGTGTAAACATCTCATTGCTAGGAATAAATCACAGCTATATACGTTTCTATAGCGAGATTAATCCAAATAAACGTTTTATGCTGTTCTCACAGTGCTTGAAGTTAGCTGGGGCCGCTACTACTATCTATTTTTTGATTGTAATTTTGTTTGCCAAAGAGCTTACACTACTTCTATTTGGGTCACACAATAAAGAATTAATGCTAATTCTTCCTTTAAGCGTAATTATCGGCTTTTTACATCAGTTTGCTTCTGCTCATGTAAGAATGCATCAAAATGGTGCTTTTTATAGTTTTAATCAAATTTTATTTGCTTTGGTAAGCTTCACCTCCAGTGTGAGCTATTTCGTATTAATTGAACGTAATTTTACGGGGATAATTTGGGGTTTTATTTTTGGATATTTTACATCGGCAATATTATCAATCTGGAAATATAAAAATGACTGGATACAGGCAATTAAGACAATTCCTGTTCAACAAAATTATAAAGCTTTACTAACATATGGCTTACCACTGATTCCTGCTTTCCTATTTGCTTGGGCTATGGAAGGAGTTGATAAAATGTTACTCCGGACATTTTCAAGTCTAGCAGAGTTAGGCATTTATGCAGTTGGCCTGAAACTTGCACTTAGTCTAAATATAATCAAATCGGGATTTACGAGCTTTTGGATTCCGTTTTACTATGAAAAATATGAGATCAATCCGAATAATAAAGCATTTTACAACAACATTTTTTCAGCCCTGTACCTTTCCTTTTTTCTTTTCATCAATTTTTTTATCCTATTAAAGGACTATATTTTTTTTCTGTTTCCACAGAGCTATCAACAATCATCTGTTCCTTTTATTTATCTATTATTTATACCTACTTTTTACACTTTAGCAGAGATTGCCGGTGTGGGCATTAGCCTTAAGAAAAAAACATACTTTCACATGTTTGTATTTATCTGTTCACTAATACTTAATGCAGGACTTGGATTTATTCTGGTTCCAAAACTAGGATCGCTTGGAGCGGCAGTTTCAACAGCCATCACATTTATTTTCTTTTTTTTACTTAAATCAGCAATCGCCAATAGTTTGTATAGCTTAAAGCTTAATTGGAAATCCTTTTTTGTATGTCTTTTATTAACTTTAGTTTCAATTATAATTATGCAACTCTATGATAATAATACCTTTGCTGTAATAAGCTGCATCTTAATAATTATTATAAACTGGCGAACTCTTTTAAACCTCACTGCTAAATTTAGTGCCTAA
- a CDS encoding glycosyltransferase codes for MKKHLICHLTSAHSRYDTRIFLKECHSLKKNSYDVIFIVADGLGDEIINGIQILDVGLSKPGKIQRMISTTRRVYLKAKSLKADLYHFHDPEMMPYMLILKLSGRKVVMDIHEFFPKQVITKDYIPKFIRPALSMIVAKIEKLTAKQMSGVIVALPNLKIQFKQVNENTALVQNYPILSELKTDGNALPYSKRERAVAFVGGITKIRGLDYLVKSLEISKVKLYLAGNCASEPYYNYLKSLPGWKFVVELGQISREDVSVLLNRVMAGYVTYLPAPNHIEAQPTKMFEYMSASLPVICSNFPLWRSIVDDKCGIAVDPVNIDDIALATKSITENESLWNKFSAVGQNLIENKYNWEHEEKALLDSYKNILS; via the coding sequence ATGAAAAAACATCTTATCTGCCACCTAACAAGTGCTCATTCCAGATATGATACAAGAATATTTCTTAAAGAGTGTCATTCTCTTAAAAAGAATTCGTATGATGTAATATTCATTGTTGCAGATGGATTAGGTGATGAGATTATTAATGGTATCCAAATTCTGGACGTGGGCTTATCTAAACCAGGTAAGATACAAAGAATGATTTCAACTACAAGAAGAGTATATCTAAAAGCTAAGTCTTTGAAGGCCGACCTATATCATTTTCATGACCCTGAAATGATGCCCTACATGCTAATATTGAAGTTGAGTGGAAGAAAGGTAGTTATGGATATTCACGAGTTTTTCCCGAAGCAAGTTATCACGAAGGATTATATTCCTAAATTCATTAGACCCGCCTTAAGTATGATCGTTGCAAAAATAGAGAAATTAACTGCAAAACAAATGTCAGGAGTAATTGTGGCTTTACCAAATTTGAAGATTCAATTTAAACAAGTAAACGAGAATACAGCATTAGTTCAGAATTACCCCATATTATCTGAATTAAAAACAGATGGTAATGCTCTTCCTTACTCGAAAAGAGAAAGGGCAGTTGCATTTGTGGGCGGAATTACTAAAATAAGAGGTTTAGATTACTTGGTAAAGTCTTTAGAAATATCAAAAGTGAAGTTATATTTGGCAGGAAATTGTGCTTCAGAGCCATATTATAATTATTTAAAATCGTTACCTGGTTGGAAGTTTGTAGTTGAATTAGGACAGATATCTAGAGAGGATGTTTCAGTTTTACTAAATAGAGTGATGGCAGGATATGTGACTTACCTTCCTGCTCCCAATCATATTGAGGCACAACCCACAAAAATGTTTGAATATATGTCTGCAAGCTTACCCGTAATATGCTCTAATTTTCCTTTATGGCGGTCCATTGTAGATGATAAATGTGGAATTGCAGTCGACCCTGTAAATATCGATGACATCGCTCTAGCAACAAAAAGCATCACTGAAAATGA
- a CDS encoding DegT/DnrJ/EryC1/StrS family aminotransferase — MDNIQMVDLGGQLKHIRKEVDEAIANVLNTTAFIKGEDFKEFTSELALWNNSKHTIGVANGTDGLQIAMMALGLKPGDEVIVPVFTYVATAEVIALLQLKPVFIDVEPDTFNIDVRQLETVLTAKTKAIVPVHLFGQISNMNSINEFAIKNSLYIIEDVAQAIGAEYNGKKAGNLGHIGVTSFFPSKNLGCFGDGGAIFTNDDQLAENIRMIANHGQKVKYYHDVIGVNSRLDTLQAAILRVKLKELNNYIISRQSAAQYYDQELSEVDWIETPGRFEDSTHVFHQYTIKVKNGKRDNLKEYLQNKGIPSMIYYPVPLHLQKAYSGLAVKGDFPVSEQLCDEVLSLPMHTELDDHQLEYICSTIKSFK; from the coding sequence ATGGATAACATTCAAATGGTTGACCTTGGAGGTCAATTGAAACATATTAGAAAGGAAGTAGATGAGGCGATTGCAAATGTATTGAATACTACTGCTTTTATAAAGGGTGAGGATTTTAAAGAATTCACTTCAGAATTAGCCCTTTGGAATAATTCCAAACACACGATAGGTGTAGCAAACGGTACGGATGGTTTACAGATTGCCATGATGGCTTTAGGTTTGAAGCCAGGTGATGAAGTAATTGTTCCTGTATTTACATATGTGGCAACTGCTGAGGTGATTGCTTTATTACAATTAAAGCCTGTTTTCATTGATGTTGAACCAGACACATTCAATATTGATGTCCGACAATTAGAAACAGTTTTAACTGCAAAAACTAAGGCAATTGTTCCTGTTCATTTGTTTGGACAAATATCTAATATGAATTCAATAAATGAATTTGCTATAAAAAATAGTCTTTATATAATTGAGGATGTTGCTCAAGCCATAGGAGCAGAATACAATGGCAAAAAAGCTGGTAATTTAGGACATATAGGAGTAACCTCTTTTTTCCCATCTAAAAACCTAGGTTGCTTTGGCGATGGGGGAGCCATATTCACAAATGATGATCAACTGGCTGAAAACATCAGGATGATTGCCAATCATGGACAAAAGGTTAAGTACTACCACGATGTAATTGGAGTAAATTCTAGATTAGACACTCTTCAAGCGGCAATACTAAGGGTTAAATTGAAAGAATTGAATAATTATATTATTAGTAGGCAAAGTGCTGCACAATATTACGATCAAGAACTATCAGAGGTAGATTGGATTGAAACACCTGGTAGATTTGAAGATAGCACACATGTGTTTCATCAATATACCATAAAAGTTAAAAATGGTAAGAGGGATAATTTAAAAGAGTATTTACAGAATAAGGGTATTCCATCCATGATCTATTATCCTGTACCTTTACATTTGCAAAAAGCTTATAGTGGTTTGGCAGTAAAAGGAGATTTCCCAGTTTCCGAACAACTATGTGATGAGGTTTTATCATTGCCCATGCACACTGAATTAGATGACCACCAATTAGAGTATATTTGTAGTACTATAAAATCATTTAAATGA